In a single window of the Anaerocolumna cellulosilytica genome:
- a CDS encoding GNAT family N-acetyltransferase, with amino-acid sequence MFIRNNNLTIRNATSNDASILCKWWNDGKVMAHAGFPNGLGISEEIIIQQLSCDTDEIHRRLIIEVDRVPTGEMNYRNKGNGIAEIGIKICDFSKQEKGHGKKLLSMLINALFKDLGYKKIILDTNLNNLRAQHVYEKLGFQKIRVNVEPWKNQLGELQSSIDYELEEKDFINYSD; translated from the coding sequence ATGTTTATAAGAAATAATAATTTAACTATTAGAAACGCAACTTCAAATGATGCTTCTATTTTATGTAAATGGTGGAATGATGGAAAAGTTATGGCTCATGCAGGGTTCCCTAATGGACTCGGTATATCAGAAGAAATAATAATTCAACAGCTTTCATGTGATACAGATGAAATTCATCGACGTCTTATAATTGAAGTTGATCGAGTGCCTACAGGTGAAATGAATTATCGAAACAAAGGTAATGGCATTGCAGAAATAGGCATAAAGATATGTGATTTTTCAAAGCAGGAAAAGGGTCATGGAAAGAAGTTGCTTTCAATGTTAATCAATGCTCTTTTTAAAGATTTAGGTTATAAGAAGATAATTTTAGATACGAACCTAAACAACCTTAGAGCTCAACACGTTTATGAAAAATTAGGATTTCAGAAGATACGGGTAAATGTAGAACCGTGGAAAAATCAACTAGGGGAGCTACAATCCTCAATTGATTACGAACTCGAGGAAAAAGACTTTATAAATTATTCTGACTAA
- the rlmD gene encoding 23S rRNA (uracil(1939)-C(5))-methyltransferase RlmD, whose translation MIINKNEECIIEIEDIGSQGEGIGKYQGYTLFVKNALVGDSVRVKAMKCKKNYGYARLMEILKPSPYRVTPKCSIAGKCGGCAIQHLDYQKQLEYKQNKVKNCLERIGGFGSEIKMEPIIGMEEPYYYRNKAQFPVSKSKDGKPLIGFYAGGTHSIIDTEHCYIQAEENVEIVKIIREFLTEYDISMYEEETHTGLLRHILTRVGFVTGEIMVCLIVNGKDIPRKDILINRLKLIKGMTSISLNINKEKTNVILGDKVIPLWGQPYITDYIGDVKYQISPLSFYQVNPRQTKVLYETALDYAGLQGEETVWDLYCGIGTISLFLAQRAKQVYGVEIIPQAIEDAKRNAEINGIKNAAFFVGAAEDVLPLKYQEDKIYAEVIVVDPPRKGCEQSLLDTIIQMQPKRVVYVSCDPATLARDARYLCDRGYELVKVQVVDQFAHSVHVETVVLLSNEKKKAYHVEIEMKM comes from the coding sequence ATGATTATTAATAAAAATGAAGAATGTATAATAGAGATTGAAGACATTGGTTCCCAAGGCGAAGGAATCGGAAAATACCAGGGCTATACCTTATTTGTAAAAAATGCTTTAGTAGGGGATTCGGTTCGGGTTAAGGCTATGAAATGTAAAAAAAATTATGGCTACGCCCGGTTAATGGAGATTCTTAAGCCATCTCCTTACCGTGTTACTCCAAAGTGCAGTATTGCAGGAAAATGCGGGGGCTGTGCAATTCAACATTTGGATTATCAAAAGCAGTTAGAGTATAAACAGAATAAGGTAAAAAACTGCTTAGAAAGAATCGGCGGCTTTGGCAGTGAAATCAAAATGGAACCCATCATAGGAATGGAAGAACCCTATTATTACCGAAATAAGGCTCAGTTTCCGGTGAGCAAGAGTAAGGATGGGAAACCACTTATCGGATTTTATGCAGGCGGTACCCACTCCATAATTGATACAGAGCATTGTTACATTCAGGCTGAAGAAAATGTAGAGATTGTTAAGATTATCCGCGAATTTTTAACGGAATATGATATTAGCATGTATGAGGAGGAAACTCATACTGGGCTTTTGCGCCATATTTTAACCAGGGTAGGGTTTGTCACGGGTGAAATTATGGTATGTCTGATTGTTAACGGCAAGGACATTCCTCGTAAGGATATATTGATTAACAGGTTAAAATTAATAAAGGGAATGACCAGTATCAGTCTTAATATTAATAAAGAAAAGACTAATGTAATTCTTGGAGATAAGGTTATTCCATTGTGGGGACAGCCGTATATTACAGATTATATCGGTGATGTTAAATATCAGATATCTCCTCTTTCCTTTTATCAGGTTAACCCCAGACAGACCAAGGTACTGTATGAAACCGCTCTTGATTATGCCGGTTTACAAGGAGAGGAAACCGTATGGGATTTATACTGCGGAATCGGTACTATATCCTTGTTTTTAGCGCAAAGAGCAAAGCAGGTATATGGTGTTGAGATTATACCACAAGCAATAGAGGATGCTAAAAGAAATGCAGAGATTAATGGGATAAAAAATGCTGCGTTTTTTGTGGGGGCAGCAGAAGATGTATTACCTTTAAAATATCAGGAAGATAAAATATATGCTGAAGTTATCGTTGTAGACCCTCCAAGAAAAGGGTGTGAACAAAGTTTACTTGATACCATTATTCAGATGCAGCCCAAAAGGGTTGTGTATGTATCCTGTGACCCGGCAACGCTGGCAAGGGATGCACGTTATCTTTGTGATAGAGGCTATGAGCTGGTTAAGGTACAGGTAGTTGACCAGTTTGCTCATAGTGTACATGTGGAGACGGTTGTACTTTTATCCAACGAAAAGAAAAAGGCATATCATGTTGAAATTGAAATGAAGATGTAA
- a CDS encoding 3'-5' exoribonuclease YhaM family protein, which yields MRYIGELRDGEMVSETYLCKTKQTLKTKAGKNYYSMLLQDKSGTLDAKIWELSSGIDHFEAMEYIRVDGQVVSFQGSLQLNVKRVRRSQEGEYDPADFVPTTAKNVEQMYSDLLKYIAKFQQPHLKRLAESFFADDKDFALRFKKHSAAKSVHHGFVGGLLEHTLGVVNLCDYYANNYPILNRDLLLCAAMFHDVGKMEELSTFPENDYTDDGQLLGHIYIGAEIIGARIRTIQGFPPQLAAQLKHCILAHHGELEYGSPKKPAIIEALALNFADNTDAKIQTMTELLNSGDEKATWLGLSRLFESNIRRTTF from the coding sequence ATGAGATATATTGGAGAATTAAGAGATGGGGAGATGGTATCAGAAACCTATCTCTGTAAAACAAAACAGACATTAAAGACAAAAGCAGGTAAGAATTATTATTCCATGCTCTTACAGGATAAATCGGGAACCTTGGATGCAAAGATTTGGGAACTATCTTCTGGAATTGACCACTTTGAGGCTATGGAGTATATTCGTGTAGACGGACAGGTGGTAAGCTTTCAAGGCTCCTTGCAATTAAATGTAAAACGTGTTAGAAGAAGTCAGGAAGGGGAATACGACCCTGCGGATTTTGTACCTACAACGGCTAAAAATGTTGAACAAATGTACAGTGACTTATTAAAATATATAGCTAAATTTCAACAGCCTCACTTAAAAAGGCTGGCAGAAAGTTTTTTTGCAGATGATAAAGACTTTGCCCTGCGTTTTAAAAAACATTCTGCCGCAAAAAGTGTACATCATGGATTTGTAGGTGGATTATTGGAACATACTTTAGGTGTAGTGAATTTGTGTGATTATTATGCAAATAACTATCCGATACTTAACAGAGATTTACTCCTATGTGCCGCCATGTTTCACGATGTGGGTAAGATGGAGGAGTTATCTACTTTTCCTGAAAATGACTACACCGATGACGGACAGCTTTTAGGACATATTTATATCGGGGCTGAAATAATAGGAGCAAGGATTCGTACAATACAGGGATTTCCGCCTCAACTTGCAGCACAGCTAAAGCACTGTATTTTAGCGCACCATGGAGAGTTGGAATATGGTTCTCCCAAAAAGCCGGCTATTATCGAAGCGTTGGCTCTAAATTTTGCAGACAATACCGATGCAAAAATTCAGACAATGACAGAATTATTAAACAGCGGAGATGAAAAGGCCACTTGGCTGGGACTTAGCCGTTTATTCGAATCCAACATCAGAAGGACCACCTTTTAA
- a CDS encoding S1C family serine protease has product MSEDNNGKDGKVYSFIQEQVTSKKKFKIKRMLYSAAWTIILACIFGLVAGVVFCISGPAINRLLGKNEDKKTVEFPTITPEDNNNTNPNGNSGTGGSEEEDSDGKNDGETETEPKTETVIIEKYINADIKDLISISQDLRNLVSKAEASVVKVIAISNSKDVFNNDYESAGMTTGLVVADNGEDLLVLVSYDKVKDAADIRVNVHDSLQVKAKLQDYDVDLNLAIIALSLVEIPESVKDSIQIANLGESYTLSSGMFIVALGSPNGYVGSMEVGIVTSKGLSLPVTDNRIDVFQTDINYNENSDGFIINLKGEVIGLITNKLKDEYNGQVNTAIGISKIKKIIEDMANQKDRSYFGIKGTDMTEAALLEAGIENGICITEVEADSPALAAGLQSGDMILTVNDIPIISMSSFYNQLSSSVPKSKIKITIQRIVKSELKMLEVEVTLSKKVN; this is encoded by the coding sequence ATGTCTGAAGATAATAACGGTAAAGATGGGAAAGTATACTCCTTTATTCAGGAGCAGGTAACCTCCAAAAAGAAGTTTAAAATAAAGAGAATGTTATATTCCGCCGCATGGACAATTATTCTGGCATGCATATTCGGGCTTGTAGCAGGAGTGGTATTTTGTATCTCAGGACCTGCTATTAATCGTTTGCTGGGGAAAAATGAAGATAAAAAAACAGTGGAGTTCCCCACGATAACACCTGAGGACAATAATAACACTAATCCAAATGGAAATAGTGGAACCGGCGGCAGCGAGGAAGAAGACAGTGATGGAAAAAACGACGGAGAAACAGAGACAGAGCCTAAAACAGAAACTGTTATAATAGAAAAATATATTAACGCTGACATAAAGGATTTAATTAGTATCTCTCAGGATTTACGAAATCTGGTCAGTAAGGCGGAAGCCTCTGTGGTGAAGGTCATTGCCATTAGTAACAGTAAAGATGTATTTAATAATGACTATGAATCAGCTGGTATGACGACGGGTCTTGTAGTTGCTGATAATGGAGAAGATTTACTGGTACTGGTAAGTTATGATAAGGTCAAGGATGCAGCTGACATAAGAGTGAATGTACATGACAGCTTACAGGTTAAAGCAAAGCTTCAGGATTATGATGTAGATTTAAATCTGGCTATAATTGCTTTAAGCCTTGTAGAAATTCCGGAGTCTGTGAAAGATTCCATACAAATAGCAAACTTAGGGGAGTCTTACACGTTGTCTTCCGGTATGTTTATTGTGGCACTGGGAAGCCCCAATGGTTATGTTGGTTCGATGGAGGTTGGTATAGTCACCAGTAAAGGGCTTAGCCTTCCCGTGACAGACAATCGTATTGATGTATTTCAAACGGATATTAATTATAATGAAAACAGTGACGGATTTATCATTAACCTAAAAGGTGAAGTGATAGGCCTGATTACAAATAAATTAAAAGACGAATACAACGGTCAGGTTAATACAGCTATCGGAATTTCAAAAATTAAAAAGATAATTGAAGATATGGCAAATCAGAAGGACAGAAGCTACTTTGGTATAAAAGGTACAGATATGACAGAAGCTGCTCTGTTAGAGGCAGGCATTGAAAACGGAATCTGCATAACAGAAGTGGAAGCAGATTCTCCTGCATTAGCAGCAGGTTTACAAAGTGGGGATATGATATTAACGGTTAACGATATACCCATAATTTCTATGAGTAGTTTTTATAATCAGCTATCCTCTTCTGTGCCAAAGTCTAAGATAAAAATAACCATCCAGCGAATAGTTAAAAGTGAACTTAAGATGCTTGAAGTAGAAGTAACTTTAAGTAAAAAGGTAAACTAA